One Mercurialis annua linkage group LG3, ddMerAnnu1.2, whole genome shotgun sequence DNA window includes the following coding sequences:
- the LOC126672579 gene encoding uncharacterized protein LOC126672579: MKLPNLPTFNEEGDPRDHTSRFTATMWLPSVTDAILCKVFPTTLTGTAQRCYNKLKPGSIKSFAALSTEFLNRYLTNIPAKTTTSILRSCIQEEGETLRSYIDRFNKQAMKIDRLNVDMATEALREGTRFGKLVDKLLINKLTTFSNLMAIAQKYFELDEGRRAIRGKEAKGKDSKEKTKEKEKSKSRSEERRGKPEESRRFAPQGKYEPRYNPRDDK; encoded by the coding sequence ATGAAGTTGCCAAATCTGCCAACTTTCAATGAAGAAGGAGATCCAAGGGACCATACGTCCAGATTTACTGCAACTATGTGGCTCCCGAGCGTCACAGACGCGATCCTATGTAAGGTGTTCCCCACCACTCTAACAGGGACTGCCCAAAGGTGTTACAATAAACTCAAACCGGGatcgatcaaaagcttcgctgCATTATCAACCGAGTTTCTTAACAGGTATCTCACAAATATACCTGCTAAGACAACTACCAGCATCTTGAGGTCATGTATTCAAGAAGAGGGAGAAACGCTAAGGAGCTATATAGAtagattcaacaagcaagccaTGAAAATAGACAGACTAAATGTCGACATGGCGACCGAAGCACTGAGGGAAGGAACGCGATTTGGGAAATTGGTAGATAAACTACTAATAAACAAGCTAACcacattttcaaatttaatggCCATAGCGCAGAAATACTTCGAATTAGATGAAGGACGAAGAGCCATTAgaggaaaggaagcaaaaggaaaagactCAAAGGAAAAaacgaaagaaaaagaaaaaagcaaaTCTCGATCGGAAGAGAGGCGAGGGAAACCCGAAGAAAGCAGGCGATTCGCCCCTCAAGGAAAATATGAACCACGATACAATCCCCGAGACGACAAATGA
- the LOC126672580 gene encoding uncharacterized protein LOC126672580, with protein MTSDRTNLKDKQPMDPKTHQHTPELVNITEEGIPSATGGSKPGGVSSTTSQCQTNPVRANLDRLANEAKRTNDNQDETLKILSENVNLGPQGPTRGMNEQRNEQRKERRNEGRNVHRNEQRNEKRNKVRNERRNDELQSPENQETQRDDSKEEGPRENTRGRDKDKEEAPQKAKDQKGMHEKHNRRETKRKKTNPLNHPKRAKPHT; from the exons atgacttctgaccGGACAAATCTGAAGGACAAGCAACCGATGGATCCCAAGACCCATCAGCACACTCCGGAGTTAGTTAACATTACCGAAGAAGGAATTCCTAGCGCCACCGGAGGAAGTAAACCTGGAGGAGTCTCCTCCACCACATCCCAATGCCAAACCAACCCAGTTAGA GCAAATCTGGACAGATTGGCTAATGAGGCCAAACGAACGAATGACAACCAAGACGAAACCCTGAAGATCCTGAGTGAAAACGTGAATCTGGGCCCTCAAGGACCAACAAGAGGAATGAACGAGCAAAGAAATGAGCAAAGAAAAGAGCGAAGAAACGAAGGAAGAAACGTGCACAGAAACGAGCAAAGGAACGAGAAAAGGAACAAAGTAAGAAACGAGAGAAGAAACGACGAACTACAGAGCCCAGAAAATCAGGAAACACAAAGAGACGATTCGAAAGAAGAAGGCCCAAGAGAAAATACCAGAGGAAGAGACAAAGACAAAGAGGAAGCACCGCAAAAAGCAAAAGACCAGAAAGGGATGCATGAAAAGCACAATCGAAGAGAAACTAAGAGGAAGAAGACGAATCCTCTGAATCACCCCAAAAGAGCAAAGCCACATACGTAG
- the LOC126672578 gene encoding uncharacterized protein LOC126672578, with product MKARIKDTRKYYKFHEDYRHETDGCRDLKVEIERMIDAGELRKFIAHKTKSSDKGKKRSRDDKGKEKEEERPLKILGTIHMINGGGHNSSTIRKKQKREVMTIRETHMPPVIFDSEDYEHVKAPHNDALVVTTIIENWNMERILIDEGSAVNLMTNAAYKMLGGKAARLRRVSIPLSGLGGPSINPLGAVTLEVIIEPERGINKKIMSLFNIVDMELTYNTILGRPFLHDSAAITSIRAIAMKKKSKRRRKRRRKRREKNRTSIHPSSGTNFCHIRQCQSPIDKYRHLSYPMVPTIF from the exons ATGAAAGCTAGAATCAAAGATACGAGGAAGTACTACAAGTTCCATGAAGATTATAGGCACGAAACGGATGGCTGCCGAGATCTAAAAGTAGAAATAGAAAGAATGATAGATGCGGGCGAGCTAAGAAAATTCATAGCTCATAAAACAAAAAGCAGCGATAAAGGAAAAAAGAGGAGCAGGGACGACAAAGGGAaggaaaaggaagaagaaagacCATTaaaaattctgggaaccatacacatgatcaaTGGGGGAGGGCACAACAGTTCGACTATcaggaaaaaacaaaaaagagaagTGATGACCATCAGGGAAACACACATGCCGCCAGTGATATTCGACTCCGAGGATTATGAGCATGTGAAAGCACCTCATAACGACGCTCTGGTGGTAACAACCATCATCGAAAACTGGAACATGGAACGAATCCTCATCGATGAAGGAAGTGCCGTAAACTTAATGACAAACGCTGCATATAAGATGCTGGGAGGAAAAGCAGCAAGGCTTCGCCGAGTCTCGATCCCGCTATCAGGGCTCGGAGGTCCCTCAATCAACCCACTGGGTGCTGTCACACTGGAAGTCATAATCGAACCAGAAAGAGGAATTAACAAGAAAATAATGTCcctatttaacatagtggacatggagcTGACGTATAATACAATCCTTGGGAGGCCTTTTCTCCATGATTCGGCAGCAATAACCAGCATAAGGGCGATAGCCATGAAG AAAAAAAGCAAGAGACGAAggaaaagaagaaggaaaagaagGGAGAAAAATAGAACCTCAATCCACCCATCGTCGGGTACAAACTTTTGTCACATTCGACAATGCCAATCACCCATTGACAAGTATAGACATCTGTCATACCCAATGGTGCCaactatcttttaa